One Algibacter sp. L3A6 genomic region harbors:
- a CDS encoding acyl-CoA carboxylase subunit beta, with product MDINFNKNEDHNKLLLSELKKRLVKVKLGGGKSRIEKLHSKGKMTARERIDFLLDPKKKSIEIAAFAGEDMYAEHGGCPSGGVVVKMGYVKGKQCIVVANDATVKAGAWFPITGKKNLRAQEIAIENRLPIIYLVDSAGVYLPLQDEIFPDKEHFGRIFRNNAIMSSMGITQIAAVMGSCVAGGAYLPIMSDEALIVDKTGSIFLAGSYLVKAAIGETIDNETLGGATTHCEISGVTDYKAKDDADALNTIKNIIDKIGDFDKAGYNRSEAKKPKENPEDIYGILPKSRADQYDMYEIIKRVVDNSEFDEYKAGYGQTIITAYARIDGWAVGIVANQRKLVKTASGEMQFGGVIYNDSADKATRFIANCNQKKIPLVFLQDVTGFMVGSKSEHGGIIKDGAKMVNAVSNSVVPKFTIIIGNSYGAGNYAMCGKAYDPRLIVAWPSAELAVMSGNSAAKVLLQIEKASLLKKGEEITPEKEAELFNKIKDRYDSQVSPYYAAARIWTDAIINPLDTRTWISMGIEAANHAPIEKPFNLGILQV from the coding sequence ATGGACATTAACTTCAATAAAAACGAAGATCACAATAAACTCTTACTTTCCGAATTAAAAAAACGCCTTGTTAAAGTAAAACTCGGTGGCGGAAAAAGTCGTATCGAGAAACTGCATAGTAAAGGTAAAATGACGGCTAGAGAGCGTATTGACTTTTTATTAGATCCAAAAAAGAAATCTATTGAAATTGCCGCCTTTGCCGGTGAAGATATGTACGCCGAACATGGTGGATGCCCTTCTGGTGGTGTGGTTGTAAAAATGGGTTATGTAAAAGGCAAACAATGTATTGTGGTTGCTAATGATGCTACTGTAAAAGCTGGAGCTTGGTTCCCCATTACTGGGAAGAAAAACTTGCGTGCCCAAGAAATTGCTATAGAAAATAGACTGCCTATTATCTATCTAGTAGATTCTGCTGGCGTCTACTTGCCTTTACAAGACGAAATTTTCCCAGATAAAGAACATTTTGGACGCATTTTTAGAAACAACGCTATAATGAGTAGTATGGGTATTACTCAAATTGCGGCCGTTATGGGAAGTTGTGTTGCAGGTGGTGCTTATTTACCAATTATGAGCGATGAAGCTTTAATTGTAGACAAAACAGGTAGTATATTTTTAGCTGGAAGTTACCTAGTAAAAGCAGCTATTGGCGAAACTATAGATAATGAAACTTTGGGCGGCGCGACAACACATTGCGAAATATCGGGTGTTACCGATTATAAAGCTAAAGATGATGCCGATGCGTTAAATACTATTAAAAATATTATTGATAAAATTGGTGATTTTGATAAAGCGGGATACAACCGTAGTGAAGCTAAAAAACCAAAAGAAAACCCTGAAGATATTTACGGAATCTTGCCTAAAAGCCGTGCCGATCAATATGATATGTACGAAATTATTAAGCGCGTAGTCGATAACTCGGAGTTTGATGAATATAAAGCTGGTTACGGACAAACCATAATTACAGCTTACGCGCGTATTGATGGTTGGGCTGTTGGTATTGTTGCCAACCAACGTAAACTAGTTAAAACGGCTAGTGGAGAAATGCAATTTGGTGGTGTTATTTATAATGATAGCGCCGATAAAGCCACACGTTTTATTGCGAATTGTAACCAAAAGAAAATTCCGTTAGTATTTTTACAAGATGTTACTGGCTTTATGGTAGGTAGTAAAAGTGAGCATGGTGGCATTATAAAAGATGGTGCAAAAATGGTAAATGCAGTAAGTAACTCGGTGGTGCCGAAATTTACTATTATTATAGGAAATAGTTACGGTGCCGGAAATTATGCCATGTGTGGAAAAGCCTACGACCCAAGATTAATTGTAGCTTGGCCAAGTGCTGAACTTGCGGTTATGAGCGGAAACTCTGCTGCAAAAGTATTACTTCAAATTGAAAAAGCATCTTTACTTAAAAAAGGAGAAGAAATTACTCCGGAAAAAGAAGCTGAACTTTTTAATAAAATTAAAGATAGATATGATAGTCAAGTATCTCCATACTATGCGGCTGCCCGTATTTGGACAGATGCTATTATAAACCCTTTAGACACCAGAACATGGATTAGTATGGGTATTGAGGCTGCTAACCACGCTCCTATTGAGAAGCCGTTCAATTTAGGGATTTTACAGGTTTAA
- a CDS encoding DoxX family protein, protein MKRDKIIFYIATGLLSVIVLFSVYMYVFKHEAIVGAFTSLGYPPYLIYPYAGLKLLGLFAVWNPNFKTLKEWAYSGFFFAFILAFSAHIMVNDGGHMTAALALVFLIISYIFNKRINK, encoded by the coding sequence ATGAAAAGAGATAAAATTATATTTTATATCGCAACAGGTTTATTATCTGTAATTGTATTGTTTTCGGTTTACATGTATGTTTTTAAACATGAAGCCATTGTTGGCGCATTTACTAGTTTAGGTTACCCGCCGTACTTAATTTATCCGTATGCAGGTTTAAAATTACTTGGTTTATTTGCGGTATGGAATCCTAATTTTAAAACATTAAAAGAGTGGGCATATTCTGGTTTCTTTTTTGCTTTTATTCTAGCTTTTTCGGCACATATTATGGTAAATGATGGCGGACACATGACAGCAGCATTGGCATTAGTGTTTTTAATAATATCATATATTTTTAATAAAAGAATAAATAAATAA
- a CDS encoding NADPH-dependent FMN reductase: MKKIIAFAGSNSKQSINKQLATYAVSLVENVETTVLDLNDFDLPLYGMDHENEHGIPKDAHRFLEILKNTDGIILSLAEHNGAYSVVFKNLFDWMSRIEGKLFFKKPMLLMATSPGGRGGLSVLEIAKGRFPFHDGNIVESFSLPFFGDNFKENKIVDNALDTQLKEAVNKLQNSL, encoded by the coding sequence GTGAAAAAAATTATAGCATTTGCAGGAAGTAATAGTAAACAATCTATTAACAAGCAGTTAGCAACTTACGCAGTGAGTTTGGTTGAAAATGTAGAAACTACTGTATTAGATTTAAACGATTTTGATTTACCGCTTTATGGTATGGATCATGAAAATGAACATGGCATTCCAAAAGATGCACATCGGTTTTTAGAAATTCTAAAAAACACAGATGGTATTATACTATCGTTAGCTGAACATAATGGCGCGTATTCTGTGGTTTTTAAAAACTTGTTCGATTGGATGTCTAGAATTGAAGGTAAATTATTTTTCAAAAAACCAATGTTACTTATGGCAACATCGCCAGGTGGGCGAGGTGGTTTATCTGTTTTAGAGATCGCTAAAGGCCGTTTTCCTTTTCATGATGGAAACATTGTAGAGAGTTTTTCGCTTCCTTTTTTCGGTGATAATTTTAAGGAAAATAAAATAGTAGACAACGCATTAGATACTCAGTTAAAAGAAGCAGTTAATAAACTTCAAAATAGTCTATAA
- a CDS encoding MarR family winged helix-turn-helix transcriptional regulator, with protein MGDISKDINSKFPSNRVKAMLNVLYTANWIASYQTEFFKPFGISAQQFNILRILNGSKGPLSVQVIKDRMVERAPNATRLMDKLHAKDYIKRLPSKEDRRVVNIEITKKGIDLLESIPNTLNSDLFKNLNEEEAGQLSDLLDKMR; from the coding sequence GTGGGCGATATAAGTAAAGATATCAATTCGAAATTCCCTAGCAATAGGGTAAAAGCAATGCTTAACGTTCTTTACACTGCAAATTGGATAGCGAGTTACCAAACTGAGTTTTTTAAACCCTTTGGTATTTCTGCACAACAGTTCAATATTTTAAGAATTTTAAATGGTTCCAAAGGTCCGTTAAGTGTGCAAGTGATAAAAGATAGAATGGTAGAACGTGCACCTAATGCAACACGATTAATGGATAAATTGCATGCCAAAGATTATATAAAACGTTTGCCTTCGAAGGAAGATAGGCGTGTGGTTAATATAGAAATCACCAAAAAAGGCATTGATTTATTAGAATCTATACCAAATACATTAAATTCTGATTTGTTTAAAAATTTAAATGAAGAAGAAGCAGGACAATTAAGCGATTTGCTTGATAAAATGAGATAA
- a CDS encoding pirin family protein encodes MKTIIHTADSRGFANHGWLQANHSFSFANFHNPEKVNFGALRVLNDDVIAPKMGFGTHPHDNMEIITIPLKGVLKHRDSMHDAWQAVLPGEVQIMSAGTGLEHSEINGSVDEHLSLFQIWVIPNKENVTPRYDQKMFNIDERKNKLQTLVTSIDEVHDGSLKIHQDAVISRIDLDKDNSFNYNLKSENHGVYVMTISGEVIINNSLLNSRDAIGVSETNTFEIHSKENASLLFIEVPMLF; translated from the coding sequence ATGAAAACAATAATTCATACAGCAGATAGTAGAGGGTTTGCAAATCATGGATGGTTGCAGGCCAATCATTCTTTTAGTTTTGCTAATTTTCATAATCCAGAAAAAGTAAATTTTGGAGCTTTACGTGTTTTAAATGATGATGTTATAGCTCCTAAAATGGGCTTTGGCACGCATCCGCATGATAATATGGAAATTATTACTATTCCATTAAAAGGCGTACTAAAACATCGCGATTCTATGCACGATGCATGGCAGGCGGTTTTGCCTGGTGAAGTTCAAATTATGTCGGCCGGAACAGGTTTAGAACATTCTGAAATTAATGGTTCGGTAGACGAGCATTTATCTTTATTTCAAATTTGGGTCATACCAAATAAGGAAAACGTTACGCCTAGATATGATCAAAAAATGTTCAATATAGATGAAAGAAAAAACAAACTTCAAACCTTGGTAACCTCAATAGATGAAGTCCATGATGGTAGTTTAAAAATTCATCAAGATGCGGTAATTTCTCGAATAGATTTGGATAAAGACAACAGCTTCAATTATAATCTAAAATCCGAAAATCATGGTGTTTATGTCATGACGATTTCTGGAGAAGTAATCATCAATAATTCACTTTTAAATTCTAGGGATGCTATAGGTGTTTCAGAAACAAATACATTTGAAATTCACTCAAAAGAAAATGCTAGTTTACTTTTTATAGAAGTACCGATGTTGTTCTAA